In Stieleria varia, one genomic interval encodes:
- a CDS encoding pyridoxamine 5'-phosphate oxidase family protein, with amino-acid sequence MDTQQKLIDLLHDFDTAMFVTRGDHGALFARPMAVAQVEDDGHIWFVTDRHSGKIADLMLDPDTVVTMQGSNKFVSITGTAHAVDDRAKLDELWKEAWKVWFPEGKASDSIVLLRVEPSSGEYWDNSGLTGVKYLLKAGKAYLQGNRPETDASTNASVSLQ; translated from the coding sequence ATGGACACTCAACAAAAACTCATCGACCTGCTTCATGACTTCGACACCGCCATGTTTGTTACTCGCGGAGATCACGGAGCACTCTTTGCGCGACCGATGGCGGTCGCCCAAGTGGAGGACGACGGCCATATTTGGTTTGTAACGGACCGGCACTCGGGGAAGATCGCCGATTTGATGCTCGATCCCGACACGGTCGTGACGATGCAAGGATCCAATAAGTTCGTTTCGATCACCGGTACCGCACACGCGGTGGATGATCGAGCAAAGCTAGACGAGCTTTGGAAGGAAGCTTGGAAAGTCTGGTTTCCCGAGGGCAAGGCGAGTGACTCGATCGTTCTACTGAGAGTCGAACCATCCAGTGGCGAATACTGGGACAATTCGGGTTTGACCGGTGTGAAGTACCTGCTGAAAGCAGGAAAGGCATACTTGCAGGGCAATCGGCCGGAAACGGATGCGTCCACCAACGCTTCCGTCTCACTCCAGTGA
- a CDS encoding beta-ketoacyl-[acyl-carrier-protein] synthase family protein, whose translation MRRRVVVTGIGMINPMGHDAETVWAGLKESKSGVAYTTLFDASGFPTKISAEIKNWELSPEGIPGAESLGRHTKFAIGAAQQAVHDSGVLDSINDPVRFGVYMGSGEGNQDFQTFARMMSAALADGEYDAAKFIAKGLELLNPAKELEQEPNMPAAHLATLFNAQGPNLNCLTACAASSQAIGEATEIIRRGDADVMIAGGTHSMIHPFGVTGFNLLTALSESNDEPTKASRPFDRLRNGFVLGEGSAMVILEELESAKKRGAKIYGEIAGYGTTADAYRITDIPPDGHGGIAAMRMSIADAGLNPSDIQYVNAHGTSTTVNDKVETLACKEVFGENAINIPVSSTKSMMGHLIAAAGVTEMIVCLLSIRDSVLPPTINYENPDPLCDLDYVPNVAREAKIQYALNNSFGFGGQNVTLCLSRFDG comes from the coding sequence ATGCGTCGCCGAGTCGTCGTTACCGGTATTGGAATGATCAACCCCATGGGGCATGACGCCGAAACGGTGTGGGCCGGGTTGAAAGAAAGCAAGAGCGGAGTGGCTTACACCACGCTGTTTGATGCGTCAGGTTTTCCGACCAAGATCAGCGCCGAGATCAAGAACTGGGAACTGTCGCCCGAAGGAATCCCCGGTGCCGAAAGCCTTGGTCGTCACACCAAGTTCGCCATCGGTGCTGCACAACAAGCCGTCCACGACAGTGGCGTGTTGGACTCGATCAACGATCCCGTTCGCTTCGGCGTCTACATGGGCAGCGGCGAAGGCAACCAGGACTTTCAAACCTTTGCCAGAATGATGTCCGCCGCGCTGGCAGACGGTGAGTATGACGCTGCAAAGTTCATCGCCAAGGGACTGGAGCTGCTTAACCCCGCCAAGGAACTCGAGCAAGAACCCAACATGCCCGCGGCGCATTTGGCCACGCTGTTCAATGCCCAAGGACCCAACCTGAACTGCCTCACCGCCTGCGCAGCCAGCAGCCAGGCGATCGGGGAAGCCACCGAGATCATCCGACGCGGTGACGCCGACGTGATGATCGCCGGCGGCACGCACAGCATGATCCATCCCTTCGGCGTGACCGGGTTCAACTTGCTGACCGCGCTGAGCGAAAGCAACGACGAACCCACCAAGGCCAGCCGCCCCTTTGATCGCCTGCGAAATGGTTTCGTGCTCGGGGAAGGTTCCGCAATGGTGATCTTGGAGGAACTGGAGTCCGCCAAGAAACGCGGTGCGAAGATCTATGGTGAGATCGCAGGCTACGGTACCACCGCCGACGCCTACCGAATCACCGACATCCCACCGGACGGGCACGGCGGAATCGCAGCGATGCGGATGTCCATCGCCGACGCCGGTTTGAATCCCAGTGATATTCAATACGTCAACGCCCACGGCACCAGCACGACGGTGAACGACAAAGTCGAAACGCTGGCTTGCAAAGAAGTGTTCGGTGAGAACGCGATCAACATTCCCGTCAGCAGCACCAAGAGCATGATGGGGCACCTGATCGCCGCCGCAGGCGTGACCGAGATGATCGTTTGCTTGCTGAGCATCCGAGACTCGGTATTGCCGCCGACCATCAACTACGAAAACCCCGACCCGTTGTGTGACCTCGACTACGTCCCCAACGTGGCACGCGAAGCCAAGATCCAGTACGCGCTGAACAACAGCTTCGGTTTCGGCGGCCAAAACGTCACCCTCTGCCTCAGCCGCTTCGACGGCTAA